Proteins found in one Neurospora crassa OR74A linkage group II, whole genome shotgun sequence genomic segment:
- a CDS encoding DNA repair helicase RAD3: MEFNIDDLPVLFPYPRIYPEQYAYMVDLKKTLDAGGNCVLEMPSGTGKTVTLLSLIVAYQQYYPEHRKLIYCSRTMSEIEKALVELRALMKFRAERLGHEEEFRGLGLTSRKNLCLHPSVKREKSGAIVDARCRSLTAGFVKEKREKGENVETCVYHDNLDLLEPHNLIPNGIWTLDGLMRYGEEKKQCPYFTARRMMQHCNVIIYSYHYLLDPKIAERVSKDLSKDCIVVFDEAHNIDNVCIESLSTDITQDSLMRATRGAQNLEAKISEMKDSDQEKLQSEYEKLVEGLKGLDEGRQEDAFMANPTLPDDLLKEAVPGNIRRAEHFVAFLRRFIEYLKTRMKVRQVISETPPSFLAHLKEYTFIEKKPLRFCAERLTSLVRTLELTNIEDYRPLQEVATFATLVATYEKGFLLILEPYESDTAKTPNPVLHFTCLDAAIAIKPVFDRFSSVIITSGTISPLEMYPKMLNFETVVQESYAMTLARRSFLPMIVTRGSDQASISTSFQVRNEPSVVRNYGNLLTEFARITPDGMVVFFPSYLYMESIISMWQGMGILDEVWKHKLILVETPDAQETSLALETYRTACCNGRGAILLCVARGKVSEGIDFDHQYGRTVLCIGVPFQYTESRILKARLEFLRETYRIRENDFLSFDAMRHAAQCLGRVLRGKDDYGVMVLADRRFMKKRAQLPKWINQAFLEANTNLSTDMAVGNARAFLKQMAQPFSAKDQEGVSIWGMEDLKRHQEKMAEDMIVELKTAREEEERERKRREEEERRRFEEERDRVSDYEMDEDDEAEMMALDARIG; the protein is encoded by the exons ATGGAGTTCAACATCGA CGATCTCCCAGTTCTGTTTCCTTACCCAAGGATATATCCAG AACAATATGCGTACATGGTGGACTTGAAAA AAACCCTCGATGCAGGCGGGAACTGTGTCCTGGAAATGCCTTCGGGCACCGGCAAGACCGTCACCCTTTTGTCACTCATCGTCGCCTACCAGCAATACTACCCAGAGCACCGGAAGCTGATCTACTGCTCGCGAACAATGTCCGAAATCGAAAAGGCCCTCGTTGAGCTGAGAGCACTCATGAAGTTCCGAGCCGAGCGGCTGGGGCACGAAGAAGAGTTTCGCGGTCTCGGTCTGACAAGTCGAAAGAACCTGTGTCTGCATCCCTCGGTCAAGCGGGAGAAGAGCGGTGCCATTGTCGACGCGAGGTGTCGCAGCTTGACGGCCGGCTTCgtcaaggagaagagggaaaagggggagaaTGTGGAGACGTGCGTCTACCACGACAATCTCGACCTTCTAGAACCGCATAACTTGATCCCTAACGGAATTTGGACACTGGATGGCCTGATGAGGTATggcgaggaaaagaaacagTGTCCTTATTTCACTGCCAGGAGGATG ATGCAACACTGCAACGTCATCATCTACTCCTATCACTACCTCCTAGACCCCAAGATCGCCGAGCGCGTGTCCAAGGATCTATCCAAGGACTGCATCGTCGTCTTTGACGAGGCTCACAACATCGACAACGTCTGCATCGAGTCTCTAAGTACCGACATCACCCAGGACTCACTGATGAGGGCAACCAGGGGTGCTCAGAACTTGGAGGCCAAAATCAGCGAGATGAAGGACTCTGATCAAGAGAAACTTCAGTCCGAGTACGAAAAGCTAGTCGAAGGACTCAAGGGTCTAGATGAAGGGCGACAGGAGGATGCTTTTATGGCTAACCCAACACTACCCGACGATCTGCTCAAGGAGGCTGTCCCCGGCAATATCAGGCGAGCCGAGCACTTCGTTGCCTTCCTCCGGAGATTCATCGAATACCTCAAGACCCGCATGAAGGTCCGCCAGGTCATCTCCgaaacaccaccatccttcCTCGCCCACCTGAAAGAATACACCTTCATCGAGAAGAAACCGCTCCGGTTCTGCGCCGAGCGTCTAACCTCGCTAGTACGGACCCTCGAGCTCACCAACATTGAAGACTACCGGCCACTCCAAGAAGTAGCCACCTTTGCAACCCTCGTCGCCACCTACGAAAAGGGCTTCCTACTGATCCTCGAGCCCTACGAATCCGACACGGCCAAGACCCCGAACCCAGTCCTGCACTTCACCTGCCTCGacgccgccatcgccatcaagCCCGTCTTCGACCGATTCAGctccgtcatcatcacctccgGTACCATTTCCCCCCTTGAAATGTACCCCAAAATGCTCAACTTCGAAACCGTCGTGCAGGAATCCTACGCCATGACCCTCGCCCGCCGCTCTTTCCTCCCCATGATCGTCACCCGCGGCTCCGACCAGgcctccatctccacctccttccAAGTCCGCAACGAGCCCAGCGTCGTGCGCAACTACGGCAATCTCCTGACCGAGTTCGCCCGCATCACGCCCGACGGCATGGtcgtcttctttccctcgtACTTGTACATGgaatccatcatctccatgtGGCAAGGCATGGGCATCCTCGACGAAGTGTGGAAGCACAAACTCATTCTGGTCGAAACCCCAGACGCGCAAGAAACCTCGCTAGCGCTCGAGACGTACCGCACCGCCTGTTGCAACGGCCGCGGCGCCATCTTGCTCTGCGTCGCGCGCGGTAAAGTGTCCGAAGGCATCGACTTTGACCACCAGTACGGCCGCACCGTGCTCTGTATTGGCGTGCCCTTCCAGTACACCGAGTCGCGCATCCTCAAGGCCCGCTTGGAGTTCCTGCGCGAAACGTACCGCATCCGCGAAAACGACTTTCTCTCTTTCGACGCCATGCGCCACGCCGCGCAGTGTCTGGGGCGCGTCTTGCGCGGAAAAGACGACTACGGAGTCATGGTGCTGGCGGACCGGCGCTTCATGAAGAAGCGCGCGCAGCTGCCCAAGTGGATTAACCAAGCTTTCTTGGAAGCGAACACGAATCTGAGCACGGATATGGCGGTGGGGAATGCGCGGGCGTTCTTGAAGCAGATGGCGCAGCCGTTTAGTGCCAAGGATCAGGAGGGCGTGAGTATTTGGGGAATGGAGGACCTCAAGAGGCATCAGGAGAAGATGGCGGAGGATATGATTGTGGAGCTGAAGAcggcgagggaggaggaggaaagggagaggaagaggagggaggaggaggagaggaggaggttcgaggaggagagagataGGGTTAGTGATTACGagatggatgaggatgatgaggcgGAGATGATGGCGCTGGATGCGAGGATTGGTTAG